One Echinicola strongylocentroti DNA window includes the following coding sequences:
- a CDS encoding DUF3575 domain-containing protein has translation MKKLLLVVLFSGMMMGAYAQTDYNQNEVKLNILNTIAQGSIEIGYERFVDNDQSIGVEYLINDRFGYNGQGKGKKFNTSSLLVSYNFYFLNNDPEQGNIYVYPFFKYRFGDFTEPDDNGNTIVTDMNSGMIGIGVGYKWVQSDKFAIAPYVNIARGFSDEVNDRFSAVELNAGVSIGYRF, from the coding sequence ATGAAAAAGCTATTACTTGTTGTCTTATTTTCAGGCATGATGATGGGTGCTTACGCCCAAACGGATTACAACCAGAATGAGGTCAAATTGAATATTTTGAATACGATCGCTCAGGGGTCTATAGAGATCGGTTATGAGCGATTTGTGGACAACGATCAGTCCATTGGAGTAGAATACCTGATCAATGACCGCTTTGGTTATAATGGCCAAGGAAAAGGAAAGAAATTCAATACCAGTAGTTTATTGGTTTCCTATAATTTCTATTTCCTGAACAATGATCCTGAGCAAGGAAATATCTATGTTTACCCCTTCTTCAAGTACCGGTTTGGGGATTTTACTGAGCCAGATGATAACGGGAACACCATTGTGACAGATATGAACAGTGGCATGATCGGTATTGGTGTAGGATACAAATGGGTGCAAAGTGATAAGTTTGCCATTGCGCCCTACGTTAATATCGCCAGAGGCTTCAGCGACGAGGTGAATGACAGGTTCTCCGCAGTGGAGCTGAATGCTGGTGTAAGTATCGGTTACCGGTTTTAA
- a CDS encoding GNAT family N-acetyltransferase → MNEVTVKKVTNKASLDQVFAIREEVFVVGQNVPPAEEYDEFEELSTHFLALVNGEPAGTARWRLTDHGVKLERFAVLEKVRGKGVGQALVQAVLEDVKSTVEAEGKCLYLHAQLHAVPLYAKFGFEKVGDIFSECDILHYKMERYL, encoded by the coding sequence ATGAACGAAGTGACCGTCAAAAAGGTAACGAATAAAGCCTCCTTAGATCAGGTTTTTGCGATTCGTGAAGAGGTTTTTGTGGTGGGGCAAAATGTGCCTCCCGCCGAAGAATATGATGAGTTTGAGGAGCTTTCTACTCATTTTTTGGCATTAGTGAATGGTGAGCCTGCAGGGACAGCCAGATGGAGGCTCACAGACCATGGAGTGAAATTGGAGCGTTTTGCGGTGCTGGAGAAAGTCCGAGGTAAAGGCGTGGGCCAAGCGCTGGTACAGGCTGTCCTGGAGGATGTCAAATCCACCGTGGAGGCAGAGGGCAAGTGTCTATATCTGCATGCCCAGCTACACGCGGTTCCACTGTACGCCAAGTTTGGTTTTGAGAAAGTTGGAGACATTTTTTCAGAATGTGACATTCTCCATTACAAAATGGAGCGATATTTGTGA
- a CDS encoding PhoH family protein yields the protein MVEKVITLENIPLLDFLGTENENIRQIAAAFPKSKIVSRGNEIRIQGRAPEIIRINDVLNMLLQHFNRFGQVTPENVKEYIDLEGVPFEEDPKNDIIVFGNKGLAIKPKSVNQRKLVDAAFKNDLVFALGPAGTGKTYIAVALAVRALKNREVKRIIITRPAVEAGENLGFLPGDLQEKLDPYLRPIYDALGDMVPAEKLKFYQENRVIEIAPLAYMRGRTLNDAFVLLDEAQNTTREQIKMFLTRMGPNSKVIINGDQSQVDLPTKQKSGLREALRVLKDVKGIGLVNLSGKDVIRHKLVKSIIAAYDQDDLQKDKSSNERSDRQKGNE from the coding sequence TTGGTAGAAAAGGTAATTACTTTAGAAAATATTCCGCTTTTGGATTTTCTCGGCACTGAGAATGAGAACATCCGGCAGATCGCTGCGGCATTTCCCAAAAGCAAAATTGTTTCTCGCGGAAATGAAATTCGCATTCAGGGAAGGGCACCGGAGATCATCCGCATCAATGACGTGCTCAATATGCTCCTACAGCATTTTAACCGATTTGGTCAGGTGACACCCGAAAATGTCAAAGAGTACATTGATCTCGAAGGTGTGCCCTTTGAGGAAGATCCTAAAAATGACATCATCGTTTTTGGCAACAAGGGGCTGGCCATCAAGCCGAAATCTGTCAATCAGCGGAAGCTGGTGGACGCTGCTTTTAAGAATGACTTGGTGTTTGCCCTGGGGCCTGCAGGAACTGGGAAGACGTATATAGCGGTGGCTTTGGCAGTGCGCGCGCTCAAGAACCGGGAAGTGAAGCGCATCATCATTACAAGACCGGCCGTGGAAGCAGGTGAAAACCTTGGCTTCTTGCCTGGAGATCTACAAGAAAAGCTGGATCCCTACCTGAGGCCAATTTATGACGCCTTAGGTGATATGGTGCCAGCAGAAAAATTGAAATTCTATCAGGAAAATCGTGTGATCGAAATCGCCCCCCTTGCGTATATGAGGGGAAGAACGCTGAACGACGCCTTTGTGCTGCTCGATGAGGCGCAAAATACGACCAGGGAGCAGATCAAGATGTTTTTGACCCGGATGGGGCCAAACTCCAAGGTGATCATCAATGGTGACCAAAGCCAAGTAGACCTGCCCACCAAGCAAAAATCCGGCCTTCGTGAAGCACTTCGCGTGCTCAAAGATGTCAAAGGCATTGGGCTGGTCAATCTCAGCGGCAAGGATGTCATCCGCCATAAACTCGTGAAATCAATCATAGCAGCTTACGATCAGGACGATCTACAAAAAGATAAATCCAGCAATGAACGAAGTGACCGTCAAAAAGGTAACGAATAA
- a CDS encoding SAM hydrolase/SAM-dependent halogenase family protein, which translates to MALVTFLSDFGDGDYYVPAVKAKMLSINPQLNIIDITHKVEAYDIAHAAFVLRSVYKEFPKGTIHLVALNSTSSMTDGYIGIKLEEHIFVGPNNGVLSMLADYDPGIVVKFADIHIKDSTFPAKDILAPIAAKVASGAAIHDFGGPLQAIRKMMPRQIKATKKQIVGHVLRMDGYGNLITNIPKSVFNQLNPGKFTLEFSREVMTELHPSYDSVEPGDCFAVFNSLDFLEIGINHGHGADLLGLKYDSPVVINFHREEE; encoded by the coding sequence ATGGCCTTAGTAACATTCCTGTCAGATTTTGGAGATGGCGATTATTATGTACCTGCAGTCAAAGCCAAGATGTTATCCATTAACCCTCAGCTCAATATCATTGACATCACCCATAAAGTAGAGGCTTATGACATCGCCCATGCTGCCTTTGTCCTGAGATCTGTATATAAGGAATTCCCCAAAGGCACCATTCACTTGGTAGCCCTTAACAGCACCAGCAGCATGACAGATGGATATATTGGCATCAAACTGGAGGAGCACATCTTTGTAGGCCCCAATAATGGGGTGCTCAGCATGCTGGCGGATTATGACCCCGGCATTGTGGTAAAATTTGCCGACATCCACATCAAAGACAGCACCTTTCCTGCCAAGGATATCCTAGCCCCCATAGCCGCCAAAGTAGCCAGTGGGGCAGCGATCCATGATTTTGGCGGACCGCTACAAGCCATCCGCAAGATGATGCCGCGTCAGATCAAAGCGACCAAAAAACAGATCGTCGGCCATGTCCTTCGCATGGATGGCTATGGCAACCTGATCACCAATATTCCCAAAAGTGTCTTCAATCAGCTCAACCCCGGCAAATTCACCCTCGAATTTAGCCGTGAGGTAATGACGGAGCTCCATCCATCCTATGATAGCGTCGAGCCAGGTGATTGCTTTGCCGTGTTCAATAGCCTGGACTTTTTGGAAATAGGTATTAACCATGGTCATGGTGCCGATTTGCTGGGACTAAAATATGACAGTCCTGTGGTTATCAATTTTCATAGAGAAGAAGAATAA